CTCAACCATCCGTAGTCTGACAGGACTTCCGTCCCGAATCGCTGATCATAATCCGACAGCGCCAAACCTTCCCGATGCAGCAGGGCTTTCAGAATAAAGCGGCGCTTCTGCTCCTCCCGGCTGAGTACAATGCCGTAATCGGCCACATCATAACGCTCGGTTGCCACATAATCGGCGATGATGCTCTGTGTGGCCTTATAACTAACACCATACTTGGAAGCATAGTGTACTTCACTGGTATAAGAGCGTGCACCGCAACCCAGACCAACCATGCCTTCCTCCTGACAGCTGTAGGGTAGAAGCTCTTTGCTTCCAGAAGATGATTGTTCTTTGGCAAATCTGCGCATGGAATACTGGACATAGCCCCTGCTTTTTAAAATCTCACGCGCAGCCATATACAGCTCCATCCGAATATCCGGTCCCTGACGCTGAATATCATCTGGTTTCACAATGGTATTCTCGCGGGTGTAGAGTGGGTAAATGAAAATCTCACCCGGTTCATATGAAAGGACACGTTCCAGCGAATACAGCCATGATTCCACCGTTTGTCCCGGCAGACCATAGATCAGATCCAGATTCAACAGAGGGAATTCATACCGTGTAAGCTTCTCAAGCGCGCGTTCCACTTCCTGTGGTTTCTGCGGACGGTAAATGGCCGAGGCTTCGGCTTCGATAAAACTTTGGATGCCCATACTTACCCGGTCCACACCTCGCTCCTTCATGATCGCCAATTTGGCTTCTGTCACGGTATCCGGTGACGTTTCTACCGAGATCGAAGCTTGAGTCGGATCGAGCCCCATCACCTGTTCCGCAATATCGAACAAGCGGTTCAATTGAATTTCATTTAATAATGTGGGCGTCCCACCACCGATGGCAAACCTCGAATACGGTCTCCGTGATGTGAGTGGTGCCCACTGTTTGGCTTGCCGTTCCAGCGCATCCACATAACGCACATGGGTGTCATTACGACGATCAGGCAACGTGAACAGGTTGCAGAATCCGCAACGAGCGGCACAAAACGGAATGTGCATATATAAAAAATACGTATCGGTATTCTCACGTTCCCACAATGGACCGAGCGGTAAAGGTGGGGTCAACTCCCGATATGCGGTCTTGTGGGGATACGAATATAAATAAGAGCGATAGGGGGAAGCAAGCACTTCTCTGAGACCTGTAGCTGTATTGGATCCGGACTGTGCGGAATGACCTGCTGTCGTATGTTGAAATTGATCGTCCATCGGTTTCCTCCCTGTATCCGGTTTGTAGTTGTTGATGATATGAATCATTAGTTCTATAAAATAAATTCACGGTAAGGCACATTCCAGACAACATCATGCGCAAGCCTGTGCCCCTGATAGCCATCCTCACCATACGCCGTGCCATGATCGGAAAAAGCTAAACAAAACGTAGGCCGTGAACGCTGCCTCATTGCATCAAACAATGGCCCAAGGGCCTCGTCCACATACCGAAGCGCTGCACGCTGTGTTTCTACCGAGTCCTCTCTTGCACCCTCCACAAAATAGCGATTGGGACCATGGATGGCAGACACATTCAGGAACAGAAACAACCTCTCATCTGGTGCGCTTTGCTCCAGTAGCTTCAAGGCATGCTGAACCTGATGCTCAGTTGATTTAGGGTTGGTTACCCCAAAATTCATCCGCCAGTAACTCTGTTGAAAATAACCTGGCAGCACTTTGGCGAGCGGATTTTTCTTGGTGAAGAAAATGACCCCGCCAATACAAATTGTACGATACCCTTCAGCTGCAAAACCCGATACGATATCTGGTGTGTCGAACAGCCAGGTATGCGGATGAGTCTTTAATCCGGTATTCCGGGAATGAAAAAGTCGTACGTGGGAGGCTTTGTCCGTATTGGCAGGTGTAGGCATGAAGCCACCAAAAAAAGCATGATGTGCCGCATAGGTAAAACTTCCCGGAGTATGGCGCTTCTCCCAAGGACCCGTACCGCACAGGTTGGGGCAATTCTGTTCCTCCAGCTTGGCCACGTCATACCTTAACGTGTCCAGCGTAATCATTAATAGATCATGGGAGCCTACGATGTTGTTCATATCAGTCATGGTTGTAAGGCTCCTTTCGCAGAAGTTCCATTTGCCATTCATAGGTTCCAAGTCCGTTATGCTGCACTCTGTACAACAAATCTCCGAACGGATTCACATCCAGAATATAAGCACGCGGCTCAGTACCTCCACTGAGCATCACATCAATCCCGGCTGACCATGAGTTGGGGAAGGCAGCCATTGCTGCTTTCGCTGTTGTCTGTACTCTATCCATCTGCTGTTCATCCAGCCCTGCTTCTGCAGGCAGCAACCGCTCATTACGCAAATGCAAATTGGTGATTGGTGTCTGACTAAGCCGTACGATGGCATGACCTGCTTGTCCGCCTGCCACAAGCTGGCGAATATCAAATACGCTTGAACCCAGGGAGGCTTTTGCCATCCAACGTTCAATCTGGGCACCCTCAGCACACAGCCAATCCATCAGCGCAGAAATCTCTGAAGTATGTGTGTACTTGCGCAACCGGCCTTCATTATAAAAAATGACCTTTCCCTGAACCCGTTCCATTCCCACAGTGGTTATAGCGATTTCGGCACCCGTTCGCGGATTAATTTGATAGGCAACAACGCCTGAAGCACCGGAGCCACACGCAAGCTTCACGAAAACGCGATTCATACCCGCTGTTTTCATCGCTGTACGCAGGTCCGCATAATTGCGGATCGGCTCCGAAGATTGGAGTGTTGGGGGAACGTGAACGCTATGAGCAGATAGATGCTGCTGGCATTTCCTTTTATCAAACATGATCGCAATGTCATGAGGATCATTCATGAACCGGGCATTAGGCCAATATTCCAGAGCTTCATGGCGAATTCGTTCCAAACAGGCCTTCCAGCCACGAAACCATTGGTTGGGCGCGTAGATCCGTCCCCACTCCTGTTCAAGAGTGAGTGTCTGTTCTGCCGGAATCATTCCCGCAGAAAGGCCATCGATTAACGGAGATACATCATTCACAGCTCCAAGAAAGAGCAGCTCACGCTCTACTTCCCATTCCTCACCAGGGGCATCCAGTCGAATAAGAGGTACACTATTCACTCCATGAACTAAATCATGATTCGCATATAATATCGATGCTGGTGAAGATATCCACGGCTCTCCCTTAACGTGTGTAGTCCCTCGCCCTTCCAGACATTGCTGTACGGCATCCGCCATGGTTCCGCCCCGTCTCCAAGTCTTTAGCAACCGGTCATAAGGCAGCACAAGTGCAGGTTGTAAGCCAATACGCTGTCTTGCCTCCTGTAATCCAAGGGTTCGGCGATTATTCGGGTTTCCAATTAACAATAACGGCTGCTCCAGCGTCATATCCGAATCCTTAACTGGGCTTTGCAAATTTTCTTCCATTTCTGTCATGCCTGACATCATTTATTCCGTTAACGACGGGTAACGCCAGTCATCTTCATCACTCTGTTGTTGCTCGCTAACATCTACAGGTATACCTGAACGTTTCCAGCGAATGAGCATGTCGTCTGTCATGTAGTGGTAACTAAGATTGAGATGTTTCAGTTTTTTGATCTTATCACTAGCGAGCAGCGCCTCTGCCCCTTCATCAGACAACGTGCCCTCTGACAGATCCAGGATTTCAAGTTGATCCAGAATTGGCGCCTCAGCTGCAGCTTTCGCAATCTCATCCTGAATTTCACTGTCTTTCAGACCTAGGTATACGAGCTTTGGAAATAAGCCCTGTTCCAAAAGTGGTAGTACATCTTGAAGTGAACCGTCGAATCCATAATCATCCACGCCCAGATACAGCTCAAGCTTACGCAATTCAGGCAACTTAGCCCGGGCAATTGAAGCCAACACACTTTTGGGAAGACCACCGCAAATAATGATTAATTCTTCAAGTTTGGCATGTTCGATGGGTTCCAGACTTAGTCCGCTGCTGCCCTTCACTGAGAATGACTTCAATTCAGGAAAAGCAGCCAATAGTGGTGTGAGATCCGTCTGAATAATCCATGATACTTCGCATTCTTCAAAGCCCATATCTCCGATGAACAGTTTCTTCAAAGAAGGAAAGCTGGGAGCCAGCTCGATGAGCGTGCCCATAAATTCATCCGGCGAATTTTCATAAGCCTGCCCCCAGTCTCCAATAATCAGACTCTCCAGCGAACCAGCCTCCGGTTTGGCAGCCAGTTCCCTAATCAACGTTTCCATACGAATACCGTTCTCATAATCATCATAAGACACCGTAAGCTTCACTTCTTGCATAAGCAAATCCCCTCCGTTTGAGTTCATTGATGATTCGTTAACTTGAATGTTAACCCATACTGTACAAGACTTGCAACTTCTTCCAACCCCGGTCCTAATGCGCTGCTCAAACGTGAAATATCCGTATTTTTTATATAGGTACAAGAACGTACGTTCCGATATTTTCACTAAAAAAAGCGGGATTTATTTTGGGTCCCACGTATTGGCTTTAAACGAATCTGCTCCACTCATAAAAATAAAAAAACGTTAATGGTCGGTGAAGCATTCCACAGGAATGACTCTTACCTTCCACTAACGCTTTGATATTTAAGCAAGGCCATAATTCACCTTATACATTCATATTCATATGAGCTGATTCGTTTGAATCTCAGCCTTTCAGGCTGGATACGAGCGCTCTCAGGGCATGGCCCCGGTGACTGATCGCCTGCTTTTGCTCCAGCGTAAGCTCGGCCATCGTCATCTCGTATTCAGGCACATAGAAGAGTGGGTCATATCCAAAACCGCCACCACCGGCTGCCTCAGCTGTGATCCAGCCTTCCACCATGCCTTCTGATTCATACTTGTCTCCGGTTGCCGGATCATACAGCACCAATGCACAGACGAATCTTGCTGGACTCAAAAGCGGTTGCTCCGTATCCTCACCGGATTTGAGCGATTCCAGCGCTTCAAGCAGTTTGGCATTGTTCTTCTCATCGGTTGCACCCTCGCCTGCATATCTCGCAGAATATACTCCCGGGTCACCGTCCAACAGATCCACGCACAATCCCGAATCGTCAGCCAGGACAGGCAAACCAAGAGCATCGCCCACTGCTTTGACTTTCTTCCAGGCATTCTCTGCAAAGGTTACGCCATCCTCAACAACATCCGGCAGCTCCGGATAGTCGAACATGCTTTTGACCTCTTTGCCCAGTGGAGCGAATGCATGAGCGAATTCACGTACTTTCCCTGCATTACGGGTTGCGACAATGATAATTGGGCTATCCAGACTCATGTTAGGCTTCTCCTAATCCACGAGCACCGATCTTGAGTGCAATGGGTCCGAGAACTTCTTTTTGACGCTCAATCATCTCCAGAATGCCCTGCTCACCCAGCTCCAGCATCGCGTTCAGCTCACGACGGTCAAATGGTGCTTCTTCACCTGTTCCCTGAAGCTCCACATATTTCCCGCCGCCTGTCATCACGAGGTTCATATCTACCTTGGCTTTGGAATCTTCATCATAGTTCAGATCCAGCACCGGCTGTTCTCCAACTACACCCACACTTACCGCTGCAATGAAATCCGTAATCGGGAATACTTGCAGTTTATGCTGTTGGGCAATTTTGTTCACCGCGAGCGCCAGAGCTACAAACGAACCGGTAATGGACGTTGTGCGTGTACCGCCGTCAGCTTGGATTACATCACAGTCCAGTGTAATCGTACGTTCACCAAGCGCCTGCAAGTTAACGACCGAGCGCAGTGCCCGGCCAATTAGACGCTGAATTTCCATGGTGCGTCCAGTCAATTTGCCGCGGTTCGCTTCACGTTGATTACGAGTATGTGTTGCACGTGGCAGCATGGAGTATTCAGCCGTTACCCAGCCTTTACCCTGCCCTTTCATAAAGGGAGGAACACGTTCCTCCACCGTAGCTGTACAAATAACCTTGGTATCTCCCACTTCAATCAGTACAGAACCTTCGGCGTATTTATTCGTGTTAATTGTTAAATTCATCGGGCGCAGCTGGTCGCTGGTTCGTCCGTTAGATCTCATCATTTCTGCCTCCTACGACTTAAGCATCCTGTAATGTCGAGCTTGTTCACACTTTTACTAATCCCTTCTATATTACCAAAGAGTTCACTTAAAAGCATCCTGTCCCCCAAAGAGTTCTACCAACAGTAGGCTAAAACGCCTTTGTGGATTAAATTGGAATTTCATTGATATATTCAGGCTTCGATACTGGGGCACTGTAATCCCGATTATCATCACTCATGACTGTCTTTTGCCCATTCCATTCGATCTGGACTTTAGCTTCCTTGCCAGCTGTATTCTCGGCCGTAGTCAATACAACGGATTGCAGCAGTTCACTTGGCACGACATCTCCCTCAGTAAACATATCATCTTTGAGTGCAACCGTTACGGTTCCATCCTCAGACGTTTTGACCGATTGCAGCTGCGTTCCGCCCGTCATAACCTCTTCCAGCTCGCCGCCTTTGGCTGGCCCCTTG
This window of the Paenibacillus marchantiae genome carries:
- a CDS encoding STM4012 family radical SAM protein — encoded protein: MDDQFQHTTAGHSAQSGSNTATGLREVLASPYRSYLYSYPHKTAYRELTPPLPLGPLWERENTDTYFLYMHIPFCAARCGFCNLFTLPDRRNDTHVRYVDALERQAKQWAPLTSRRPYSRFAIGGGTPTLLNEIQLNRLFDIAEQVMGLDPTQASISVETSPDTVTEAKLAIMKERGVDRVSMGIQSFIEAEASAIYRPQKPQEVERALEKLTRYEFPLLNLDLIYGLPGQTVESWLYSLERVLSYEPGEIFIYPLYTRENTIVKPDDIQRQGPDIRMELYMAAREILKSRGYVQYSMRRFAKEQSSSGSKELLPYSCQEEGMVGLGCGARSYTSEVHYASKYGVSYKATQSIIADYVATERYDVADYGIVLSREEQKRRFILKALLHREGLALSDYDQRFGTEVLSDYGWLSELLSEGMAELEQDDKGNQVLRLTEEGLGYSDAIGDWLISAEVREQMEGFVFS
- a CDS encoding STM4013/SEN3800 family hydrolase, giving the protein MTDMNNIVGSHDLLMITLDTLRYDVAKLEEQNCPNLCGTGPWEKRHTPGSFTYAAHHAFFGGFMPTPANTDKASHVRLFHSRNTGLKTHPHTWLFDTPDIVSGFAAEGYRTICIGGVIFFTKKNPLAKVLPGYFQQSYWRMNFGVTNPKSTEHQVQHALKLLEQSAPDERLFLFLNVSAIHGPNRYFVEGAREDSVETQRAALRYVDEALGPLFDAMRQRSRPTFCLAFSDHGTAYGEDGYQGHRLAHDVVWNVPYREFIL
- a CDS encoding STM4014 family protein, which encodes MTEMEENLQSPVKDSDMTLEQPLLLIGNPNNRRTLGLQEARQRIGLQPALVLPYDRLLKTWRRGGTMADAVQQCLEGRGTTHVKGEPWISSPASILYANHDLVHGVNSVPLIRLDAPGEEWEVERELLFLGAVNDVSPLIDGLSAGMIPAEQTLTLEQEWGRIYAPNQWFRGWKACLERIRHEALEYWPNARFMNDPHDIAIMFDKRKCQQHLSAHSVHVPPTLQSSEPIRNYADLRTAMKTAGMNRVFVKLACGSGASGVVAYQINPRTGAEIAITTVGMERVQGKVIFYNEGRLRKYTHTSEISALMDWLCAEGAQIERWMAKASLGSSVFDIRQLVAGGQAGHAIVRLSQTPITNLHLRNERLLPAEAGLDEQQMDRVQTTAKAAMAAFPNSWSAGIDVMLSGGTEPRAYILDVNPFGDLLYRVQHNGLGTYEWQMELLRKEPYNHD
- a CDS encoding STM4015 family protein; this translates as MQEVKLTVSYDDYENGIRMETLIRELAAKPEAGSLESLIIGDWGQAYENSPDEFMGTLIELAPSFPSLKKLFIGDMGFEECEVSWIIQTDLTPLLAAFPELKSFSVKGSSGLSLEPIEHAKLEELIIICGGLPKSVLASIARAKLPELRKLELYLGVDDYGFDGSLQDVLPLLEQGLFPKLVYLGLKDSEIQDEIAKAAAEAPILDQLEILDLSEGTLSDEGAEALLASDKIKKLKHLNLSYHYMTDDMLIRWKRSGIPVDVSEQQQSDEDDWRYPSLTE
- a CDS encoding XTP/dITP diphosphatase, whose amino-acid sequence is MSLDSPIIIVATRNAGKVREFAHAFAPLGKEVKSMFDYPELPDVVEDGVTFAENAWKKVKAVGDALGLPVLADDSGLCVDLLDGDPGVYSARYAGEGATDEKNNAKLLEALESLKSGEDTEQPLLSPARFVCALVLYDPATGDKYESEGMVEGWITAEAAGGGGFGYDPLFYVPEYEMTMAELTLEQKQAISHRGHALRALVSSLKG
- the rph gene encoding ribonuclease PH, with translation MMRSNGRTSDQLRPMNLTINTNKYAEGSVLIEVGDTKVICTATVEERVPPFMKGQGKGWVTAEYSMLPRATHTRNQREANRGKLTGRTMEIQRLIGRALRSVVNLQALGERTITLDCDVIQADGGTRTTSITGSFVALALAVNKIAQQHKLQVFPITDFIAAVSVGVVGEQPVLDLNYDEDSKAKVDMNLVMTGGGKYVELQGTGEEAPFDRRELNAMLELGEQGILEMIERQKEVLGPIALKIGARGLGEA